One part of the Capsicum annuum cultivar UCD-10X-F1 unplaced genomic scaffold, UCD10Xv1.1 ctg73097, whole genome shotgun sequence genome encodes these proteins:
- the LOC124894330 gene encoding uncharacterized protein LOC124894330, which translates to MDPLKYIFQKLMPTGRLAKWQILLTEFDIVYVTRTTMKAQALADHLAENPVDNDYEPLQTYFPDEEINSIEEEVQDDMYAWQLYFDGAVNVKGVGIGAVLVSPTGHHHPATARLRFFCTNNTAEYEACIMGLNMTINLDVHKLMVLGDSELLIQQIQGEWETRDIKIIPYKQFVVDLSKRFESIEFRHIPRSHNELADALATLASMLPYPGNTHFDPLEIQIRDQHGYCNIIDAELDNEPWYYDIKRFLKSKEYPIHAKADKQRTIRRLANGFFLSGEILYKRTPDLNLLRSVNIQEAERIMNEVHSGVCGSHMNGYVLEKKIMRAGYYWLTMERDCFCFVRKCHQCQIHGDLIHLPPSELHPMSAP; encoded by the coding sequence atggatcctttaaagtatatttttcaaaaacttatgcCCACAGGCAGATTGGCGAAGTGGCAGATTTTACTTACAGAATTCGACATTGTGTACGTTACTCGTACCACTATGAAAGCGCAAGCATTGGccgatcatttggcagagaatccagttgacaatgattatgagcctttgcaaacttactttcctgatgaagagataaattcaattgaggaagaagttcaagatgatatgtatgcatggcaattatattttgatggggcaGTCAATGTCAAAGGAGTAGGAATTGGGGCAGTTCTTGTCTCACCaaccgggcatcatcatcccGCCACAGCACGACTTCgtttcttttgtactaataacacagcagaatatgaagcttgcatcatggGGTTAAATATGACAATAAATCTGGATGTGCACAAGCTAATGGTGTTGGGAGATTCTGAATTACTCATTCAacaaattcaaggtgaatgggaaacgaGAGATATCAAAATCATTCCATACAAACAGTTCGTAGTGGACCTCAGCAAAAGGTTTGAGTCTATCGAGTTTAGACATATTCCCAGATCCCATAATGAGCTGGCTGATGCGCTGGCTACCCTAGCTTCTATGCTCCCGTACCCAGGAAATACGCATTTCGACCCATTAGAGATACAGATACGAGATCAACATGGTTATTGCAATATAATTGATGCAGAACTAGATAATGAACCttggtactatgatatcaaacgcttcctaaagtcaaaagaatatccaatacACGCCAAAGCAGATAAACAAAGAACCATTAGGAGACTtgctaatggtttcttcttaagtggggagatcctgtacaaacgaaccccagacttgaacttgttgagatctgttaatattcaggaagctgaaagaatcatgaatgaggtacattCGGGGGTGTGTGGTTCGCATATGAATGGCTATGTTTTGGAAAAGAAGATCATGCGGGcaggatattattggttaactATGGAGCGAGATTGCTTTTGCTTTGTTCGCAAGTGTCA